From Paenibacillus sp. V4I7, one genomic window encodes:
- a CDS encoding extracellular solute-binding protein, with protein sequence MLTAFMFLSTLSACDKENAANLPKEQVNNPAVTNGDPSFSRFEPPIELSFVRETDEGLESLINSLPGETLEDNRWTRLDEEVLGIKIKYDWTAKGDLYRQKFGASIASGNIPDVVKVNVQQLRELSNAGLIEDLTDVYEQYASTLTKRVLSEEGDGPFETATIDGKLMGIPQTSSSIDDADLLWIRTDWLNRLGLKPPTTMQELLTISKAFTEDDPDHNGKDDTFGIGATKNLGDPVMGLVDLMAGYDAFPNIWIKNQQGKLVYGGIQPEVKTALKVIQDMYRQGQIDPEFALKDGEKANKLITSGKIGMIYGEQWVSFLLNTSRDNDPNADWQAYPIVSAAGDAAKVPLKFNTNTYFAVKKGYEHPEAIIKLFNLHLEKNWGQTAEYEKYYNTTYPVWLLSPVTPSPTRKNLEAFRQIKAASRIGNNDLMKYEAKYIKKRMDTYLSGNDYGGWGWLKTYGPTGAFSIIDQYEKKDQLLYESFVGAPTDTMIDKQLILSDLQNETYLNIILGRPINEFAQFVNNWYKLGGDKITDEVNQWYAKRESGKQ encoded by the coding sequence ATGCTTACAGCATTTATGTTTCTATCAACCTTATCTGCATGCGACAAAGAAAACGCTGCCAATCTGCCGAAGGAGCAGGTCAACAATCCGGCAGTAACGAACGGTGACCCGTCCTTCAGCCGATTCGAGCCTCCGATTGAACTATCCTTTGTAAGAGAAACCGATGAAGGACTGGAGAGCCTGATCAACAGCCTGCCCGGGGAAACCCTGGAGGATAACCGCTGGACCAGGTTGGATGAAGAGGTTCTCGGAATCAAGATCAAGTACGACTGGACAGCTAAAGGGGATTTATACCGTCAGAAGTTTGGCGCTTCCATTGCTTCAGGAAATATTCCGGATGTAGTCAAAGTGAATGTCCAGCAGCTCCGGGAGCTCAGCAATGCAGGACTGATCGAGGATTTGACGGATGTCTATGAACAATATGCTTCCACTCTTACGAAGAGAGTACTCAGTGAGGAAGGTGACGGTCCATTTGAGACGGCAACGATTGACGGCAAGCTGATGGGCATTCCGCAGACAAGTTCCTCCATTGACGATGCCGACTTGTTATGGATCAGAACGGACTGGCTGAATAGGCTGGGGCTGAAACCGCCAACAACGATGCAGGAATTATTGACCATTTCGAAAGCGTTTACAGAGGATGACCCTGATCACAACGGCAAAGACGATACCTTCGGGATTGGGGCAACCAAAAATTTGGGCGACCCTGTTATGGGGCTTGTGGATCTTATGGCCGGGTATGATGCATTTCCAAATATATGGATTAAGAATCAGCAGGGCAAGCTCGTGTACGGAGGGATCCAGCCTGAGGTCAAAACAGCCTTGAAGGTCATTCAGGATATGTATCGGCAAGGGCAGATTGATCCCGAGTTTGCTCTGAAGGACGGAGAGAAGGCTAACAAGCTGATAACATCCGGGAAGATCGGCATGATCTACGGTGAGCAATGGGTTTCCTTTCTGTTGAATACAAGCCGCGATAATGATCCGAACGCTGACTGGCAGGCTTATCCGATCGTATCTGCTGCTGGAGATGCGGCCAAAGTTCCGCTTAAATTCAATACTAACACCTACTTCGCGGTCAAGAAAGGTTATGAGCATCCGGAGGCCATTATCAAGCTGTTTAATCTGCATCTGGAGAAAAACTGGGGACAAACAGCGGAGTATGAGAAGTATTACAATACGACCTATCCAGTATGGCTGCTATCACCGGTTACGCCGTCCCCAACCCGCAAAAATCTGGAGGCGTTCCGTCAGATTAAGGCTGCGAGCAGGATCGGAAATAATGATTTGATGAAGTATGAAGCCAAGTATATCAAGAAGAGAATGGATACATATTTGTCCGGTAATGATTACGGTGGCTGGGGCTGGCTGAAAACTTACGGTCCTACGGGAGCTTTCTCTATTATCGATCAATATGAAAAAAAAGATCAGCTGCTGTACGAGAGTTTTGTTGGCGCTCCTACAGATACAATGATTGATAAGCAGCTGATTCTAAGTGATTTGCAGAATGAGACCTACCTTAATATTATTTTGGGCAGACCTATCAATGAATTCGCCCAATTTGTAAACAACTGGTACAAGCTGGGTGGAGACAAAATTACAGATGAGGTTAATCAGTGGTATGCGAAGCGCGAAAGCGGGAAACAGTGA
- a CDS encoding sensor histidine kinase produces MFRLPAHLWRNALFVRLIIMNLIVILPIILLGVYLYNWSYSNASNEISKNTAAQLSYYLEDLNHEIEWLEIQQFDILQDTDFNKLAVTWDLMDNADRKESIDYLLHRFTSIKNSSSYIKDIYVHVRTIQKTISSSNGVDDFNQLSFNYFRAEVDKKQVRLIRWDDSLHLSAAKYGGKQGAPLFIVQIELDKDKLKESLQQISVYPESGSFLISNKTGFTLASSAGTSDALQSYVFATVRSKDNTMIMRINNRNYHLDKAYSESLGLSVITYLPESVVKKPLNGFNNWAWVFALTSCCAIVIYALSTYKFVHKPLLLLVQSFRKMEGGALDIQIDHEQKDEFGYLYNRFNQMIKKLQTLIDQDFKQTMMMQKAELKQLQSQIKPHFLYNSFFILNSLAKTGDLERVELFTNMLGEYYRFITRNGEDNVLLSEETRHSRMYTEIQKLRFSRRIKVEFDELSKDMGRIRVPRLIIQPIIENAYEHSLEKMTDEGLLRVSFDRGQEEARIVVENNGDNPISDAQIEALQARLNSRGESGEMTGMINIHRRIILTYGEDSGLFLSRSELNGLKVEIRIRLKGAGDIV; encoded by the coding sequence TTGTTTAGACTGCCAGCTCATTTATGGCGCAATGCACTGTTTGTCCGGTTGATTATAATGAATCTGATTGTGATCCTGCCGATTATTTTACTAGGGGTCTATTTGTATAATTGGAGTTATTCAAATGCCAGCAATGAAATATCGAAAAATACAGCTGCACAGCTTTCCTATTATCTGGAAGACTTGAATCATGAGATAGAATGGCTGGAAATTCAGCAATTTGATATTTTGCAGGACACGGACTTTAATAAACTAGCGGTTACCTGGGATTTAATGGACAATGCCGACAGGAAGGAAAGCATTGATTATTTGCTCCACCGCTTTACTTCAATTAAAAACAGCAGCTCTTATATAAAAGATATTTATGTGCATGTACGTACCATTCAGAAGACCATCTCATCGAGCAATGGAGTTGACGATTTTAATCAGCTCAGCTTTAACTATTTCCGTGCAGAAGTGGATAAGAAGCAGGTACGCCTGATCCGCTGGGATGATTCGCTTCATTTAAGCGCTGCCAAATATGGCGGCAAGCAAGGAGCTCCTTTATTTATTGTTCAGATTGAGCTGGATAAGGACAAGCTTAAGGAATCACTGCAGCAGATCAGTGTCTATCCCGAAAGCGGCTCTTTTCTGATCTCGAATAAAACCGGCTTTACACTAGCCAGCAGCGCTGGCACTTCAGACGCCTTGCAGAGCTATGTATTTGCTACGGTTCGTTCCAAAGATAATACAATGATCATGCGGATTAATAATCGTAATTATCATCTCGATAAAGCGTATTCCGAGTCGCTTGGATTGTCCGTCATTACCTATCTGCCAGAATCGGTTGTGAAGAAGCCGCTGAACGGATTTAATAACTGGGCTTGGGTGTTCGCGCTGACCTCTTGCTGCGCAATCGTTATTTATGCGTTATCTACCTATAAGTTTGTTCATAAGCCGCTGCTGCTGCTTGTACAGAGCTTCAGAAAGATGGAAGGAGGTGCATTGGACATTCAAATTGACCATGAGCAGAAGGATGAATTCGGCTATTTGTATAACCGGTTCAACCAGATGATTAAGAAGCTGCAGACGCTGATCGACCAGGATTTCAAGCAAACGATGATGATGCAGAAGGCAGAGCTCAAGCAGCTTCAATCCCAAATTAAACCGCATTTTCTGTACAACAGCTTTTTTATTCTGAACTCATTGGCGAAAACCGGGGATTTGGAACGTGTTGAGCTCTTCACGAATATGCTTGGCGAGTATTACCGGTTCATTACCCGCAACGGAGAGGATAACGTTCTCTTATCGGAAGAGACCCGGCATTCCAGAATGTATACTGAAATTCAGAAGCTCCGTTTCTCCAGAAGAATCAAGGTAGAGTTCGACGAGCTGTCTAAGGACATGGGGCGGATACGGGTGCCGAGGCTGATTATACAGCCGATAATCGAAAACGCTTATGAGCATAGTCTCGAGAAAATGACAGATGAGGGCTTGCTCCGTGTTTCCTTCGATAGGGGTCAAGAGGAAGCAAGAATTGTTGTAGAGAATAACGGCGATAATCCAATCAGCGACGCTCAGATTGAAGCCCTTCAAGCAAGATTAAACAGCAGAGGAGAATCCGGTGAAATGACCGGCATGATCAACATCCATCGGCGCATTATTTTAACCTATGGGGAAGACAGCGGTCTGTTTCTGTCCAGAAGCGAGTTAAATGGCCTGAAGGTCGAGATTAGAATCAGGCTGAAAGGGGCCGGTGACATTGTATAG
- a CDS encoding response regulator, whose translation MYRLLIVDDEDIITDSLYEVFHRLMPEKLDVCKAYSAKEALQWMSRTRIDIVLTDISMPGMNGLELSDEIQAFWPRCKVIFLTGFSEFDYAYKAIQMTDVRYLLKTEGYDKVTATVQEVIQEIEHENQISKMLEQSREQLYALEQMAQGDYIRHLLQESFNLEENRLTDEFRKMNIGLDPEMPVLLVIGHLCYPEGTTFIERSSLLTNARMVWNSYLSEKTRHIGIVDKHGDLLWLLQPSGSADEKFYNHLVRYLEGTLELIQETCLQSLGLPVAFTISGTPCAWDAMNRQYERLRQLQLMKIDGDGVTIILTDRGEQLDYSIEQLLRKEEGQISSKAEMLAAFLEAGKSGKFGEIFEELSMIMLQANSPVKRIIEVYYSIALVLFSYINRSGLCREIQDYSKLMRLDEHSSIKEAVHCLKQVSDQLFQVKSSERRENASSVIGNICEYINDHLSEDLSLVRLAEINYFNPSYLSRFFKQECGINLSEYIDNCRVRRAKELLREDDLKVREVAVLVGYEAAHSFTRFFKKAIGMTPQEYRDALNQT comes from the coding sequence TTGTATAGATTGCTGATCGTTGATGATGAAGATATTATTACGGACTCGCTGTACGAGGTCTTTCACCGGCTGATGCCGGAGAAGCTGGATGTCTGCAAAGCCTATTCGGCCAAGGAAGCTTTGCAGTGGATGTCACGGACAAGGATAGATATCGTATTGACCGATATTAGCATGCCAGGCATGAACGGTCTCGAGCTGTCCGATGAAATTCAAGCCTTCTGGCCAAGATGCAAGGTCATCTTCCTGACGGGATTCAGTGAGTTCGACTATGCTTATAAAGCGATTCAAATGACGGACGTCCGGTATTTACTGAAGACAGAGGGCTACGATAAGGTTACGGCAACGGTGCAAGAAGTGATTCAGGAGATCGAGCATGAGAATCAGATAAGCAAAATGCTGGAGCAGTCACGGGAGCAGCTCTATGCCTTGGAGCAGATGGCACAAGGGGATTACATACGCCACCTGCTTCAGGAAAGCTTTAATCTAGAAGAGAACAGGCTGACGGATGAATTCCGTAAAATGAACATCGGTCTTGATCCGGAAATGCCTGTGCTTCTGGTCATCGGACATTTATGTTATCCGGAGGGTACTACTTTTATTGAGAGAAGCAGCTTGCTTACAAACGCAAGAATGGTCTGGAATTCGTATTTGTCGGAGAAAACCAGGCATATCGGTATCGTAGATAAGCATGGGGATCTCTTGTGGCTGTTGCAGCCCTCCGGGTCTGCCGATGAGAAGTTCTACAATCATCTGGTCCGTTATTTGGAAGGCACGTTGGAATTGATTCAAGAGACTTGCCTGCAATCTCTTGGACTGCCAGTCGCCTTTACTATAAGCGGCACTCCCTGCGCCTGGGATGCGATGAACCGGCAGTACGAGCGGCTCCGTCAGCTGCAGCTGATGAAGATTGACGGAGATGGAGTGACCATTATTTTGACAGACCGCGGTGAGCAGCTAGATTACTCCATAGAGCAGCTTCTAAGGAAAGAGGAAGGGCAAATCTCCTCTAAAGCAGAGATGCTTGCTGCATTTCTGGAAGCTGGCAAATCGGGCAAATTCGGGGAAATATTCGAAGAGCTGAGTATGATCATGCTGCAGGCTAACAGTCCTGTAAAACGAATCATTGAAGTTTACTATTCTATTGCGCTGGTTCTGTTCTCTTATATCAACCGTTCGGGGCTATGCCGTGAGATTCAAGATTACAGCAAGCTGATGCGCCTGGATGAGCACTCTTCGATAAAAGAGGCGGTTCACTGCTTAAAGCAGGTCAGTGATCAGCTGTTTCAGGTCAAAAGCTCGGAGAGAAGGGAAAATGCATCGAGCGTCATTGGTAACATTTGTGAGTATATCAATGATCATTTAAGCGAAGATCTGTCTCTTGTCCGGCTGGCCGAGATCAATTATTTCAATCCTTCCTATTTATCCCGGTTTTTCAAACAGGAATGCGGCATTAATTTGTCTGAATACATAGACAATTGTCGTGTGAGAAGAGCAAAGGAACTGCTGAGAGAGGATGACCTGAAGGTTCGGGAGGTTGCCGTTCTGGTGGGTTATGAGGCTGCTCACTCCTTTACAAGGTTTTTCAAGAAGGCTATCGGCATGACACCGCAGGAATATCGGGACGCCCTCAATCAGACTTGA
- a CDS encoding glycoside hydrolase family 43 protein: MKRINLKIAVLLGCLAAVLTLYFTSHHSITNQEEVTMEDLQVNLASAVGKIPPQGNPLVSHKFGADPYALVHDGRVYLYTTNDVLEYSEDGSVKDNTFGNINKIGIISSADLVNWTDHGVINAAGPEGTAKWATQSWAPAIAHKVINGQDKFFLYFANNASGIGVLEGDSPTGPWKDPIGKALILRSTPGVEKVTWLFDPAVLMDDDGKAYIYFGGGVPEGKDERPDTARVMQLGDDMTSVMGEAQVIPAPFMFEDAGINKYNGTYYYTYCSNFYNGVRPEGSPPAGEIAYMTSSSPMGPWTYRGTILKNPGHFFGVGGNNHHVIFEFKDAWYIAYHAQTLSKAMGVPKGYRSTHLNELKFQDADQSIQEITANYEGVPQIQSFNPYERVEAATIRWNAGIAAEASADGSVAVTDIDSGDWLALSKVDFGSSGASGFTASVSEAGSAAVIELRLDAADGQLIGSLQIPAARTEAAEYQTKVTGVGGVHDLYLVFKGKPASKLFKLHSWRFNQ; the protein is encoded by the coding sequence ATGAAACGGATTAATCTGAAGATTGCCGTACTGCTAGGCTGCCTTGCAGCCGTTCTAACTCTATATTTCACATCCCATCATTCGATAACGAATCAGGAGGAAGTAACAATGGAAGATTTACAAGTTAATTTGGCTAGTGCAGTAGGTAAAATACCGCCACAAGGCAATCCGCTTGTCTCGCACAAGTTTGGAGCAGATCCATACGCTCTTGTACATGATGGCCGCGTCTATCTGTATACGACGAATGACGTACTGGAATACAGCGAGGATGGAAGCGTGAAGGATAATACATTCGGCAACATTAATAAGATTGGCATTATTTCCTCTGCGGATCTCGTGAACTGGACGGATCATGGCGTTATAAATGCTGCAGGTCCTGAAGGAACGGCTAAATGGGCAACACAATCATGGGCGCCGGCTATCGCTCATAAGGTCATTAACGGACAAGACAAGTTCTTCCTTTATTTTGCGAATAATGCGAGTGGAATTGGTGTGCTCGAGGGCGACAGCCCGACTGGCCCTTGGAAGGATCCAATTGGGAAAGCGCTGATCTTAAGATCAACTCCCGGTGTTGAGAAGGTTACCTGGTTATTCGATCCAGCTGTGCTCATGGACGATGACGGCAAGGCATATATCTACTTCGGCGGCGGGGTGCCGGAAGGCAAGGATGAAAGACCGGATACAGCACGGGTCATGCAGCTTGGGGATGATATGACCAGCGTAATGGGCGAAGCACAGGTAATCCCGGCTCCGTTTATGTTCGAGGATGCAGGCATTAACAAATATAACGGTACTTATTACTATACGTATTGCTCGAACTTCTATAACGGCGTCCGTCCGGAGGGAAGCCCTCCAGCAGGAGAGATCGCCTATATGACAAGCAGCAGTCCGATGGGACCATGGACATACCGGGGGACGATTCTGAAAAATCCGGGACATTTCTTCGGGGTAGGCGGCAACAACCATCACGTTATCTTCGAGTTTAAGGATGCTTGGTATATTGCCTACCATGCCCAGACTTTATCGAAAGCGATGGGGGTTCCGAAGGGTTATCGTTCTACTCACCTGAATGAGCTTAAGTTCCAGGATGCCGATCAGTCCATTCAAGAAATTACGGCAAATTACGAAGGTGTGCCGCAAATTCAATCTTTCAATCCCTATGAGCGTGTAGAAGCGGCAACGATCCGATGGAATGCGGGAATTGCAGCTGAAGCTTCTGCGGATGGCAGCGTGGCCGTCACCGATATTGACAGCGGCGATTGGCTCGCATTGTCCAAGGTTGATTTTGGCAGCAGCGGCGCTTCCGGGTTTACGGCATCTGTATCGGAGGCAGGCTCGGCTGCTGTCATTGAGCTGCGGCTGGATGCGGCAGACGGCCAATTGATTGGGTCCTTGCAGATTCCTGCTGCGCGGACGGAGGCAGCGGAATATCAAACCAAGGTTACTGGTGTCGGCGGCGTTCATGACCTGTACCTGGTGTTCAAAGGCAAGCCTGCCAGCAAGCTGTTCAAGCTGCATAGCTGGCGGTTCAACCAATAA
- a CDS encoding AraC family ligand binding domain-containing protein encodes MHFIVSGKGTLQTCNRRYPLTAGDSFMIFPQTEIYYYPDPEDPWEYVWIEFKGDEAERLVAMTELEPDKPSAAACPADLKPYFPVVQGADARPFEKMRTEAQLRMLLSYYVGFYPRESHFIDYVRLAKEYIMINYGRQP; translated from the coding sequence TTGCACTTCATTGTAAGCGGGAAGGGAACACTGCAGACGTGTAATCGGCGGTATCCGTTAACAGCAGGCGATAGCTTCATGATCTTTCCGCAAACGGAGATTTACTACTATCCGGATCCTGAGGATCCCTGGGAGTATGTATGGATTGAGTTTAAAGGGGATGAAGCGGAGCGTCTGGTGGCGATGACGGAGCTTGAGCCGGATAAACCTTCAGCCGCGGCATGTCCGGCTGATTTGAAGCCTTATTTCCCTGTGGTGCAAGGTGCTGATGCGAGGCCTTTTGAGAAAATGAGAACAGAGGCGCAATTACGTATGCTGCTCTCCTATTATGTGGGGTTTTATCCGAGAGAATCGCATTTTATCGATTATGTTCGGTTGGCGAAGGAATATATCATGATTAATTATGGAAGGCAACCTTGA
- a CDS encoding helix-turn-helix transcriptional regulator, whose protein sequence is MLSAWSEAICFRLFKEAAGMSVSGYLTAHRIERARELLKSSGLSIKSVACSVGYKDQLYFSKVFKKATSYTPSEYMPLHVQDMKH, encoded by the coding sequence ATGCTGTCAGCCTGGAGCGAAGCTATCTGCTTCCGCTTGTTCAAGGAAGCGGCCGGGATGTCTGTTTCCGGCTATTTGACCGCACACCGGATTGAACGAGCCCGCGAGCTGCTGAAGTCATCCGGCTTGTCCATCAAGTCGGTCGCATGCTCGGTAGGCTACAAGGATCAGCTTTATTTCTCTAAGGTATTTAAGAAAGCAACGTCATATACGCCTTCCGAATATATGCCGCTGCATGTCCAAGACATGAAACATTAG
- a CDS encoding glycoside hydrolase 43 family protein yields the protein MSSTVITNPIIWADVPDIDMIRVEDTFYMVSTSMHSMPGCPIMKSVNLKNWEIVNYVFDTIEDNDAHNLSDGKGIYGQGSWASSLRFHNGTFYVCFSCNDSQQFYIYRTRDIENGTWERSVINGLQHDPGLLFDEDRVFVFSGNGDIYITELTADAARIKPDGIRQLLLEGEREGMGLRIEGCHAYKLDGYYYLFFIDWPRTGHGRRRELCYRSTELLGPYEYKVILDDDLGYHNKGVAQGGIIDTPSGEWYTFLFQDHDAVGRIPCVLPMSWQDGWPVIGNGGKAPVSFDANLPESASKPIVISDEFDYEENKLALNWQWNHNPDNTRWSVTARPGYLRLETGQITDRLVLARNTLTQRTEGPACSGNTVLDLSNMKAGDHAGLVALQSGYGTVGVQAEDNGERYVVIGMNRGDGGMETVEKHRYEGSQIHVKIDFDFRNSIDLAYFYYSTDGVEWTPIGRPLQMRYTLDHFMGYRIGLFNYATKQSGGYVDFDYFRYSK from the coding sequence ATGAGCAGCACCGTTATAACAAACCCTATTATTTGGGCGGATGTACCTGATATTGATATGATCCGCGTAGAAGATACCTTTTATATGGTCAGCACCAGTATGCATTCGATGCCAGGCTGTCCGATTATGAAATCTGTTAATCTGAAGAATTGGGAGATCGTGAATTATGTATTTGATACGATCGAAGACAATGATGCCCACAATCTTTCAGACGGTAAAGGCATTTACGGGCAAGGCTCATGGGCTTCCAGCCTGCGTTTTCATAACGGAACCTTTTATGTTTGCTTCTCCTGTAATGATAGTCAGCAGTTCTATATTTACCGGACACGGGATATCGAGAACGGCACATGGGAGCGTTCGGTCATTAACGGGCTTCAGCATGATCCGGGGCTGCTGTTTGATGAAGATCGCGTCTTTGTATTCAGCGGCAACGGGGACATCTATATAACTGAATTAACAGCTGACGCTGCCCGGATCAAGCCTGACGGAATCCGTCAGCTTCTGCTGGAAGGGGAGCGGGAAGGCATGGGGCTGCGCATAGAGGGCTGCCATGCTTATAAGCTGGATGGCTATTATTATTTGTTTTTCATTGATTGGCCGCGAACCGGGCATGGACGCCGCAGGGAGTTGTGTTACCGTTCGACAGAGCTTCTAGGACCCTATGAATATAAAGTAATTCTCGATGATGATCTCGGCTATCACAACAAGGGGGTTGCGCAAGGCGGTATTATCGACACGCCTTCCGGTGAATGGTACACCTTCTTATTCCAGGATCATGATGCTGTTGGCCGGATTCCATGCGTGCTGCCGATGTCCTGGCAGGACGGCTGGCCGGTTATCGGCAATGGCGGCAAAGCACCGGTCTCCTTCGACGCGAATCTGCCGGAGTCCGCTTCCAAGCCGATTGTCATCAGTGATGAATTCGATTATGAAGAGAACAAGCTGGCTTTGAACTGGCAATGGAACCATAATCCGGACAACACGCGGTGGTCAGTTACAGCCCGGCCGGGTTATCTGCGTCTGGAGACTGGGCAAATCACTGATCGTCTCGTGCTTGCCCGAAATACCCTTACCCAGCGGACGGAAGGTCCGGCATGCAGCGGAAATACGGTACTGGATCTGTCCAATATGAAAGCTGGCGATCATGCCGGTCTTGTCGCACTGCAAAGCGGATATGGTACGGTTGGCGTTCAGGCAGAGGATAACGGAGAGCGTTATGTCGTGATAGGGATGAACCGCGGCGACGGCGGTATGGAAACTGTGGAAAAGCACCGGTATGAAGGCAGCCAGATTCATGTGAAGATAGATTTTGATTTTCGTAACAGCATTGACCTTGCCTATTTCTATTATTCGACTGACGGAGTGGAGTGGACACCGATCGGCCGCCCTCTGCAGATGAGGTACACACTGGATCATTTCATGGGCTACCGGATCGGTCTGTTTAACTATGCAACAAAGCAATCCGGCGGCTATGTCGACTTCGATTACTTCCGTTACAGCAAATAA
- a CDS encoding glycoside hydrolase family 43 protein, producing MTVTYRNPVISGFHPDPSVCRDGEDYYLVTSSFEYFPGVPLFHSKDLVHWEQIGHCLTRKEQLHLDEARSSAGIFAPTIRVHNGTFYMITTNVSGGGNFYVHTRDPRGEWSDPIFIDQPGIDPDLFVDEDGAVYVSSAWSGNENGPGIYQSRLDLATGKRLSEVKFLWSGTGGQYPEAPHIYCIGGWYYLMMAEGGTEYGHMETIARSSSPQGPFESCPSNPILTHRSMLNPIHATGHADLVQTPDGSWWSVFLGIRPVGYPNCHHLGRETFLAPVSWSEEGWPVIGVNGMVSETMPAGSLELQPVGEQPVREEFESNTFAPHWNFLRVAYPESWSLTEQTGALTLRGNAYTLNDLDAPAFVGRRQQHFECRAAVHLTFAPQKDGEEAGLAVYMNDRFHYEIAVMRIMGKRKLIFRRRLGSLWKVENELPWSSDTVVLTIKADKWQYNFGFSGDEKAEPVWFGAGECAMLATEVAGGFTGVLLAMYATGNGVQSGTPAYFDWFDYEAMEEMQA from the coding sequence ATGACAGTTACTTATCGCAATCCCGTTATTAGCGGCTTTCACCCCGATCCGAGCGTCTGCAGAGACGGCGAGGATTACTATCTGGTGACAAGCTCATTCGAATATTTCCCGGGGGTTCCGTTATTCCACAGCAAGGATCTGGTTCATTGGGAGCAGATCGGGCACTGCTTGACGAGGAAGGAACAGCTGCATCTGGATGAAGCGCGGAGCTCGGCAGGAATCTTCGCCCCAACAATCCGGGTGCATAACGGCACTTTCTACATGATTACGACCAATGTATCTGGCGGAGGCAACTTTTACGTCCATACCCGCGATCCGAGAGGAGAATGGTCTGATCCGATTTTTATCGATCAGCCGGGAATTGATCCCGATCTGTTTGTCGATGAGGATGGAGCCGTCTATGTCTCCTCCGCCTGGAGCGGCAATGAGAATGGACCCGGCATCTATCAGAGCCGCCTTGATCTAGCGACTGGCAAGCGGTTATCGGAGGTAAAGTTCCTGTGGAGCGGAACCGGGGGACAATACCCAGAGGCTCCGCATATTTACTGTATAGGCGGTTGGTATTATCTGATGATGGCGGAAGGCGGCACAGAATACGGCCATATGGAAACCATCGCAAGAAGCAGCAGTCCACAAGGACCGTTCGAGAGCTGCCCGTCAAACCCGATACTGACTCACCGCAGTATGCTCAATCCGATTCATGCCACCGGTCATGCAGATCTGGTCCAAACGCCGGATGGAAGCTGGTGGTCCGTATTTCTTGGTATTCGTCCCGTAGGCTATCCGAACTGTCATCATCTCGGGCGCGAGACTTTCCTTGCGCCGGTAAGCTGGTCCGAAGAGGGCTGGCCGGTGATCGGAGTCAACGGGATGGTTAGCGAAACGATGCCAGCAGGCAGCCTAGAGCTGCAACCTGTTGGAGAACAGCCCGTCCGGGAGGAATTCGAATCGAACACGTTTGCACCGCATTGGAACTTTCTAAGGGTGGCGTATCCGGAAAGCTGGTCGCTTACAGAGCAGACCGGAGCTCTAACCCTGCGCGGCAATGCTTATACGTTGAATGATCTAGATGCACCGGCTTTTGTGGGCAGGCGGCAGCAGCATTTCGAATGCCGGGCTGCTGTTCATTTAACATTTGCACCGCAGAAGGATGGGGAAGAAGCAGGTCTTGCTGTATATATGAATGACCGTTTTCATTATGAGATCGCAGTAATGAGGATCATGGGCAAGCGTAAGCTGATTTTCCGACGGAGACTCGGCAGCTTATGGAAAGTGGAGAATGAGCTGCCATGGTCCTCGGATACGGTCGTATTGACGATAAAAGCGGACAAATGGCAATACAACTTTGGATTCTCAGGAGATGAGAAAGCGGAGCCGGTATGGTTCGGAGCCGGTGAATGTGCGATGCTAGCGACGGAGGTTGCGGGCGGCTTCACCGGTGTATTATTGGCCATGTATGCAACGGGTAACGGGGTGCAAAGTGGAACACCGGCTTATTTTGACTGGTTTGATTACGAGGCGATGGAAGAGATGCAGGCATAA